A window of the Henckelia pumila isolate YLH828 chromosome 3, ASM3356847v2, whole genome shotgun sequence genome harbors these coding sequences:
- the LOC140890178 gene encoding uncharacterized protein, whose amino-acid sequence MLHDLIWNVRRIGNKAAQRRIKLLKDTNHLIFVDISEPKSSWVVGGDFNIITGASEHSLGTAHNPGAMQEFSTFITDTGLVDAGYIGSKLKGHLKWWNTEVFGNIHDKVKVLETSASNEESTFYFVPSDQNMVDLSLAKTSLSLGLAMEEYFWKQKAAARWIVNGERNTGLFHNTVNMRRSKNKIFRIWDDGVALEQQASIQESGVRFFENLLIKFRGRTESKQRKPHVYSSSSTSDILSSDYPISIPKSVLESPQEELQSDFTNRERQLENLDFETGRRKNKLTGENAPLNRADFGHVLSLVTVEKNDTLMHPIAEYEVREMDFLQESFWIFVSKRGLRQGNPLSPLLIVLATEYLSWGLDSLFHRYKSLVFNTVKRGQYYSITGFGEGQFSLRYLGAPLYLGPRKSIYFDHIIATANWRIQVLQPPRTVLHRLEMICAKFLWGSKNGDQKIHWIAWKKVCLLVSEGGLVQEHQGNDKSCVWHAANFTDGELKEENFCIRFSSVETMKAFYHHHILTTSIELSNHFQLLILVNCQDSM is encoded by the exons ATGTTGCACGATCTCATTTGGAATGTCCGCAGGATTGGGAATAAAGCAGCACAGCGTAGAATTAAATTACTGAAAGATACTAATCATCTTATATTTGTTGATATCAGTGAACCAAAGAG TTCTTGGGTGGTTGGTGgagattttaatattattactgGAGCTAGTGAACATTCTCTTGGTACTGCTCATAATCCTGGAGCCATGCAGGAATTTTCTACATTTATTACAGATACTGGATTGGTTGATGCAGGTTATATTGGGTCCAA gcTTAAGGGTCATCTTAAATGGTGGAATACCGAGGTATTTGGTAACATTCACGACAAAGTGAAGGTTCTTGAGACATCAGCTTCTAATGAGGAATCGACATTTTATTTCGTGCCTTCGGATCAGAATATGGTGGATCTTTCTTTAGCTAAAACGAGCCTTTCTCTTGGGTTAGCCATGGAGGAATATTTTTGGAAACAGAAAGCGGCTGCGAGATGGATTGTGAATGGAGAAAGAAATACCGGCCTTTTTCATAACACGGTTAACATGCGGagatccaaaaataaaatatttcgtATATGGGATGATGGAGTGGCGTTGGAACAACAAGCTTCGATTCAAGAGTCTGGGGTCCGATTCTTTGAAAACTTGTTaat AAAGTTTAGAGGAAGAACCGAGAGTAAGCAAAGGAAACCTCACGTATATTCTTCATCTTCAACTTCCGATATTTTGAGTTCcgattatccgatttcgattccgaaaagtgttttggaatccCCGCAAGAAGAGCTTCAAAGTGAT TTCACAAACAGGGAACGTCAACTTGAGAATCTCGATTTCGAAACcggtagaagaaagaacaag TTAACCGGTGAGAATGCTCCACTGAACAGAGCAGATTTTGGCCATGTTCTTTCACTTGTTACTGTAGAGAAAAATGACACACTTATGCATCCTATTGCTGAGTATGAAGTACGCGAGATGGATTTTTTGCAG GAATCTTTCTGGATTTTTGTGTCTAAGAGAGGGCTCCGACAGGGAAATCCTCTATCTCCTTTGTTAATTGTCCTTGCGACGGAATATCTTTCTTGGGGGCTGGATTCTCTCTTCCATCGGTACAAAAGCTTGGTGTTTAACACAG TGAAAAGGGGTCAGTATTACTCTATTACTGGATTTGGAGAAGGGCAATTTTCATTGCGTTATCTTGGTGCTCCTTTATATTTGGGTCCTCGTAAAAGTATTTACTTTGATCATATTATTGCAACTGCCAATTGGAGAATTCAA GTTTTACAGCCTCCGAGAACTGTGCTTCATCGGTTGGAAATGATTTGTGCTAAATTTCTATGGGGATCGAAGAATGGTGATCAGAAAATTCATTGGATTGCTTGGAAGAAAGTGTGTCTCCTAGTTTCAGAAGGGGGTCTCG TGCAAGAACATCAAGGGAATGACAAGTCATGTGTATGGCATGCTGCTAATTTTACTGATGGAGAGTTAAAGGAGGAAAATTTTTGTATTCGTTTTTCATCTGTGGAGA CAATGAAAGCATTTTATCACCATCACATTTTGACAACTTCAATTGAACTTTCCAATCACTTCCAGCTTCTTATTCTTGTAAACTGTCAAGATTCCATGTga